One Taeniopygia guttata chromosome 16, bTaeGut7.mat, whole genome shotgun sequence DNA window includes the following coding sequences:
- the LOC121469005 gene encoding Fc receptor-like protein 5, which translates to MALRSFIPFLAFLPILFPPVAPSDLLLPAPNISVTPPKSQFLIGDAVSISCSAPPPPRPDRLQGFRFTGTSGWVTDVLTSRNRFVHTFTVTGPRDGGFHACSYTVLRRGGGHLRSLTSRAVLIDVRDRPSQPNLTVEPSSVTVEGQPLVFSCAAPPGAAERRFGFFQEELEVTDGIWEGSGSDHAQLRVEKSDRNRTGNFSCRYEEMTEGRWIASYASDAVQVIVKGPCPAPLLSVEPPSGAVAAGHRLRLTCAAPRRRFRRRFRFFRDGAEVAPGADDVIGDVTEEGAELLFPRISPELAGNFSCRVEEEVGGAWLEAPPSRGVAVVVRAQFEFLPLVIGGVVGVASLLLGLLLAAWLCRRKRGGSRWRGLSPGDENSTFPMGDYEVAA; encoded by the exons cgTTTCTCCCGATCCTTTTCCCGCCGGTGGCGCCTTCAG acCTCCTTCTCCCCGCCCCCAACATCTCGGTGACACCACCCAAGTCTCAGTTCCTCATTGGCGACGCCGTGTCCATCTCCTGctcggcgccgccgccgccgcgccccgaCCGCCTCCAGGGCTTCCGCTTCACCGGCACGTCCGGCTGGGTCACCGATGTCCTCACCTCCAGGAACCGCTTCGTCCACACCTTCACGGTCACCGGTCCACGCGATGGTGGCTTCCACGCCTGCTCCTACACGGTCCTGCGGCGCGGTGGTGGACATCTCCGCTCCTTGACCAGCCGGGCCGTGCTCATCGACGTCCGAG ATCGTCCATCCCAACCCAACCTGACCGTGGAGCCCTCCAGCGTCACCGTGGAAGGGCAGCCCCTCGTCTTCTCCTGCGCGGCCCCACCCGGCGCCGCCGAGCGCAGATTTGGGTTcttccaggaggagctggaggtcaCGGACGGGATCTGGGAAGGTTCTGGAAGTGACCACGCCCAGCTGAGGGTGGAGAAGAGCGACCGGAACCGGACCGGGAACTTCAGCTGCCGCTACGAGGAGATGACCGAGGGGCGCTGGATCGCCTCCTACGCCAGCGACGCCGTCCAGGTCATCGTCaaag GTCcatgtccagcccctctgctctcgGTGGAGCCGCCCTCGGGCGCGGTGGCCGCGGGGCACCGGCTGCGCCTGACCTGCGCCGCGCCCCGGCGCCGCTTCCGCCGCCGCTTCCGCTTCTTCCGCGACGGCGCCGAGGTGGCGCCGGGCGCCGATGACGTCATCGGTGACGTCACCGAGGAGGGGGCGGAGCTGCTTTTCCCGCGGATTTCCCCGGAACTGGCCGGGAATTTCAGCTGCCgggtggaggaggaggtgggcGGGGCCTGGCTGGAGGCCCCGCCCAGCCGGGGCGTGGCCGTGGTGGTCAGGG CTCAGTTTGAGTTCCTCCCATTGGTCATCGGTGGCGTCGTGGGCGTGGCCtcgctgctcctggggctcctaTTGGCTGCTTGGCTGTGCCGGAGGAAGAGGG GAGGTTCCCGCTGGCGGGGGCTGAGCCCCGGCGACGAAAACAGCACCTTCCCCATGGGGGACTACGAGGTGGCCGCCTGA